Proteins from one Mugil cephalus isolate CIBA_MC_2020 chromosome 15, CIBA_Mcephalus_1.1, whole genome shotgun sequence genomic window:
- the LOC125021433 gene encoding transcriptional coactivator YAP1-like isoform X1 has protein sequence MDAHRGAPPAGQQIVHVRGDSLTELEALFNAVTNPSKAARQQSLPMRMRKLPDSFFRQPEPRGHSRQASSDGGVCGSLTPHHVRAHSSPASLPVNSLSTQAADVSATPIIPDDVPLPPGWEMAKTPTGQRYFLNHRDKTTTWHDPRLSQLQSAVPQHPISGAPVHAHSLSNSAPTTQPQNINPETGPLPEGWEQAVTADGEVYYIDHINKTTTWVDPRLAQKMNTGILGLAMQQRQEKERLRRCKQGMPQQIPPQEAGERNQMLGGMDHDRSAQTLVPTLDVRIRASNHETALNGAHSRNESTDSGLSVSSLPRTSDHMLNSVDHMDTGDSGEPPLMNLQESMPVLPMSEGDELMPSIPEGLGSDLLMDMETVLSGSHMDRDSLLTWL, from the exons ATGGACGCGCACCGCGGCGCGCCTCCGGCCGGGCAGCAAATCGTGCACGTGCGCGGGGACTCGCTGACGGAGCTGGAGGCCCTCTTCAACGCGGTGACCAACCCGAGCAAGGCTGCCAGGCAGCAGTCTCTGCCCATGAGGATGAGGAAACTACCGGACTCATTTTTCAGGCAGCCCGAGCCTCGGGGCCACTCCAGACAA GCCAGTTCGGATGGAGGCGTGTGCGGCTCCCTCACTCCTCATCATGTCCGCGCCCATTCCTCCCCTGCCTCTCTCCCAGTTAACTCCCTCTCCACTCAAGCAGCAGATGTATCAGCAACACCTATCATACCCGATGATGTGCCACTCCCCCCTGGCTGGGAAATGGCCAAAACACCCACTGGCCAGCGTTACTTCCTCAA tcatcGGGATAAAACAACCACTTGGCACGACCCCCGTCTTTCGCAGCTTCAGTCGGCTGTGCCACAGCATCCTATCTCTGGTGCCCCTGTCCATGCCCACTCTCTCAGCAACTCAGCACCCACTACACAACCACAAAACATCAACCCAGAGACAG GTCCACTGCCTGAAGGCTGGGAGCAGGCTGTGACTGCAGATGGAGAGGTGTACTACATCGATCACATAAATAAGACCACCACATGGGTCGACCCGCGTCTAG CTCAGAAGATGAACACCGGCATCCTTGGCTTGGCAATGCAGCAAAGACAGGAAAAGGAAAGGCTCAGAAGATGCAAGCAAGGCATGCCTCAGCAAATCCCGCCACAG GAGGCAGGAGAAAGGAACCAGATGCTCGGAGGAATGGACCATGACAGGAGCGCACAGACACTCGTCCCAACTCTTGACGTCAGGATCAGGGCTTCAAACCATGAAACTGCACTTAATGG TGCTCACTCTCGTAATGAAAGCACTGACAGCGGCCTGAGCGTCAGCAGTCTACCCCGCACATCAGACCACATGTTAAACTCTGTGGATCACATGGACACAG GTGACTCTGGAGAGCCCCCATTGATGAACTTGCAGGAGTCGATGCCTGTGCTCCCGATGTCTGAGGGCGATGAGCTAATGCCCAGTATCCCAGAGGGACTGGGTTCTGACCTCCTGATGGACATGGAGACTGTTCTCTCTGGGTCGCATATGGACAGAGACAGCCTGCTCACCTGGCTATAG
- the LOC125021433 gene encoding transcriptional coactivator YAP1-like isoform X2, whose translation MDAHRGAPPAGQQIVHVRGDSLTELEALFNAVTNPSKAARQQSLPMRMRKLPDSFFRQPEPRGHSRQASSDGGVCGSLTPHHVRAHSSPASLPVNSLSTQAADVSATPIIPDDVPLPPGWEMAKTPTGQRYFLNHRDKTTTWHDPRLSQLQSAVPQHPISGAPVHAHSLSNSAPTTQPQNINPETAQKMNTGILGLAMQQRQEKERLRRCKQGMPQQIPPQEAGERNQMLGGMDHDRSAQTLVPTLDVRIRASNHETALNGAHSRNESTDSGLSVSSLPRTSDHMLNSVDHMDTGDSGEPPLMNLQESMPVLPMSEGDELMPSIPEGLGSDLLMDMETVLSGSHMDRDSLLTWL comes from the exons ATGGACGCGCACCGCGGCGCGCCTCCGGCCGGGCAGCAAATCGTGCACGTGCGCGGGGACTCGCTGACGGAGCTGGAGGCCCTCTTCAACGCGGTGACCAACCCGAGCAAGGCTGCCAGGCAGCAGTCTCTGCCCATGAGGATGAGGAAACTACCGGACTCATTTTTCAGGCAGCCCGAGCCTCGGGGCCACTCCAGACAA GCCAGTTCGGATGGAGGCGTGTGCGGCTCCCTCACTCCTCATCATGTCCGCGCCCATTCCTCCCCTGCCTCTCTCCCAGTTAACTCCCTCTCCACTCAAGCAGCAGATGTATCAGCAACACCTATCATACCCGATGATGTGCCACTCCCCCCTGGCTGGGAAATGGCCAAAACACCCACTGGCCAGCGTTACTTCCTCAA tcatcGGGATAAAACAACCACTTGGCACGACCCCCGTCTTTCGCAGCTTCAGTCGGCTGTGCCACAGCATCCTATCTCTGGTGCCCCTGTCCATGCCCACTCTCTCAGCAACTCAGCACCCACTACACAACCACAAAACATCAACCCAGAGACAG CTCAGAAGATGAACACCGGCATCCTTGGCTTGGCAATGCAGCAAAGACAGGAAAAGGAAAGGCTCAGAAGATGCAAGCAAGGCATGCCTCAGCAAATCCCGCCACAG GAGGCAGGAGAAAGGAACCAGATGCTCGGAGGAATGGACCATGACAGGAGCGCACAGACACTCGTCCCAACTCTTGACGTCAGGATCAGGGCTTCAAACCATGAAACTGCACTTAATGG TGCTCACTCTCGTAATGAAAGCACTGACAGCGGCCTGAGCGTCAGCAGTCTACCCCGCACATCAGACCACATGTTAAACTCTGTGGATCACATGGACACAG GTGACTCTGGAGAGCCCCCATTGATGAACTTGCAGGAGTCGATGCCTGTGCTCCCGATGTCTGAGGGCGATGAGCTAATGCCCAGTATCCCAGAGGGACTGGGTTCTGACCTCCTGATGGACATGGAGACTGTTCTCTCTGGGTCGCATATGGACAGAGACAGCCTGCTCACCTGGCTATAG